From a single Brassica oleracea var. oleracea cultivar TO1000 chromosome C5, BOL, whole genome shotgun sequence genomic region:
- the LOC106345131 gene encoding uncharacterized protein LOC106345131 produces MVTRDKLLSWGLSVRSSCVLCSGFDENRQHLFFDCEHSIQIWSFFVSRLHLFPPRGFEEVLRWLKDPARDSNVTMIIRLIHQAVLYLIWKERNTRIHSAVEKLPDTLIAETQQTIRLRVDPLARRQVVSPGHLSVLAAWLSFFAA; encoded by the coding sequence ATGGTTACTAGAGACAAGCTTCTAAGCTGGGGCTTGTCTGTTCGTTCGAGCTGTGTTCTTTGTTCGGGGTTTGACGAGAACCGACAACACTTGTTTTTTGATTGTGAGCACAGTATCCAGATCTGGTCTTTCTTTGTTTCTAGGCTGCATCTGTTTCCACCACGGGGGTTTGAGGAGGTGTTGAGATGGCTGAAAGATCCAGCGAGAGATAGCAACGTGACTATGATTATCAGACTCATTCATCAAGCAGTTTTGTATCTGATCTGGAAGGAGAGAAATACGCGCATTCACTCAGCCGTGGAGAAGCTTCCAGACACTCTTATAGCAGAGACTCAGCAAACCATTAGACTCAGGGTGGACCCTTTGGCTCGTAGACAGGTTGTTTCTCCTGGCCATCTTTCTGTTCTTGCAGCTTGGCTATCCTTTTTTGCAGCATAG